The following coding sequences lie in one Leptospira inadai serovar Lyme str. 10 genomic window:
- a CDS encoding MBL fold metallo-hydrolase RNA specificity domain-containing protein, with product MNSEIASLRFLGAVGTVTGSKYLLTVFGKNILIDCGLFQGIKELRLRNWDVLPTEAERIDVILLTHGHLDHTGYLPRLVKSGFSGNILATAPTLDVAEIILKDSAHLQEEDAEAANRHGYSKHLPALPLYEIKDVEKTISFFRRREIGVWFDLFPRIRARFFYAGHILGASSIEIQVNGKTFLFSGDLGRKDDPLLFPPEKPKHADLLLIESTYGNRLHSGKSENKLASLINEFAEKKGSIIIPSFAVERTQLLMYLLWKLRIEGRIPPTPVYMDSPMGLHILEIFRRYGADWHKINKSDLDAMCEQISIVQHADETKHISTLMGPKIVIAGSGMATGGRVLTYLEETLKDPNSLVLLAGYQAEGTRGRNLLDGEKEIKIRGKWHPVRCSVDIIDGFSAHADQAELVDWLSDLRGSNPRIYIVHGEKGGAEGLERKIQETYGWEPKIPEYNFVAYLPLDS from the coding sequence ATGAATTCCGAAATCGCAAGCTTACGATTTTTAGGAGCTGTCGGCACCGTCACCGGATCTAAATACCTCCTTACCGTATTCGGCAAAAATATTTTGATCGATTGCGGATTATTCCAAGGCATTAAGGAATTGCGCTTACGAAATTGGGATGTTCTTCCGACGGAGGCTGAACGAATCGATGTTATCCTTTTGACTCACGGACATTTGGATCACACAGGTTACTTACCTAGGTTGGTGAAATCGGGATTTTCAGGAAACATTTTGGCAACCGCTCCTACCCTCGACGTAGCCGAGATCATTTTAAAAGACAGCGCCCATCTGCAAGAAGAAGACGCGGAGGCTGCAAATCGTCACGGGTATTCGAAGCATTTGCCTGCTTTACCTCTTTATGAAATAAAGGATGTAGAAAAGACCATTTCTTTCTTTCGCAGACGGGAAATCGGCGTTTGGTTCGACTTGTTCCCGCGGATACGAGCCCGTTTTTTTTATGCAGGACATATTCTCGGCGCCAGTTCGATCGAGATCCAAGTTAACGGGAAGACGTTTTTGTTTTCCGGAGATTTAGGAAGAAAAGACGATCCGCTCTTGTTTCCTCCCGAAAAGCCGAAACATGCGGATTTGCTTTTGATCGAATCTACGTACGGTAATAGGCTTCATTCGGGAAAGTCCGAGAATAAATTAGCATCGTTGATAAACGAATTCGCGGAAAAAAAAGGAAGCATAATCATTCCAAGCTTCGCTGTCGAGCGGACTCAGCTTCTCATGTATCTGCTTTGGAAATTGAGGATTGAAGGAAGAATTCCTCCGACGCCCGTTTATATGGATTCTCCGATGGGGCTTCATATTCTGGAAATCTTTCGTCGTTACGGAGCGGATTGGCATAAGATTAATAAATCGGACTTGGACGCGATGTGCGAACAAATTTCGATCGTGCAACACGCGGATGAAACCAAGCATATTTCCACTTTAATGGGCCCTAAGATCGTAATCGCGGGAAGCGGGATGGCAACCGGAGGGCGAGTACTTACATATTTAGAGGAGACTCTGAAAGATCCCAATTCCTTGGTTTTGCTCGCGGGATACCAGGCGGAAGGAACTCGTGGAAGGAATCTCTTGGATGGGGAAAAAGAAATTAAAATACGCGGAAAATGGCATCCTGTCCGATGTAGCGTCGATATCATAGACGGATTCTCGGCACACGCGGATCAAGCGGAACTTGTCGATTGGCTATCGGATCTAAGAGGATCCAACCCTAGGATATATATCGTTCACGGGGAAAAGGGTGGCGCCGAGGGATTGGAACGGAAGATTCAGGAAACCTATGGATGGGAACCGAAAATTCCGGAGTACAATTTTGTCGCTTATCTCCCTCTTGACTCATAG